A single region of the Sulfurospirillum arsenophilum NBRC 109478 genome encodes:
- a CDS encoding TOBE domain-containing protein, which produces MLEARLWMKKSDKNYLGKGRIELLEHIRQYGSIHAAAKAMKMSYKAAWDSVDAMNNLSELPLVEKKNGGKGGGGTLLTAKGEEVIEAFHNLQAKHQQFLDLFANSDDLLTIVQTLSRLSLKLSARNQLIGTISAISEDTVNVAIELTIKDADKIYSSITKSSYQELGLHLGESAIAIIKASSVLLSKTKPTVACENLLKGKIIQILSDTSNTEVTLELESKSTITATIANDSFEPLALKINEEAYAFFKASNVILGV; this is translated from the coding sequence ATGTTAGAAGCACGACTTTGGATGAAAAAAAGCGATAAAAACTATCTTGGTAAAGGGCGCATTGAGCTTTTAGAGCATATTCGCCAGTACGGCTCTATCCACGCTGCAGCTAAAGCAATGAAGATGAGCTATAAAGCTGCTTGGGATTCCGTCGATGCTATGAACAACCTCTCTGAACTACCACTGGTCGAGAAAAAAAACGGTGGAAAAGGAGGTGGAGGAACTTTATTGACGGCTAAAGGCGAAGAGGTCATTGAAGCATTTCATAACTTGCAAGCGAAACACCAGCAATTTTTAGATCTTTTTGCGAACAGCGACGATCTTCTCACCATCGTTCAAACCCTCAGTCGCCTCTCTTTAAAACTTAGTGCGCGGAACCAGCTCATAGGTACCATCAGCGCTATTAGCGAAGATACCGTTAATGTTGCAATAGAATTGACGATAAAAGACGCTGATAAAATTTACTCAAGCATCACAAAAAGCAGCTACCAAGAACTAGGGCTTCATCTTGGTGAGAGTGCCATTGCTATTATCAAAGCCAGCTCTGTTTTACTCTCTAAAACAAAACCTACAGTTGCTTGTGAAAACTTACTCAAAGGTAAAATCATCCAAATTCTAAGCGACACTTCCAACACCGAAGTCACCTTAGAACTTGAGAGCAAAAGTACCATCACCGCAACCATCGCCAATGACTCCTTTGAGCCTTTAGCATTGAAAATTAATGAAGAAGCGTACGCCTTTTTTAAAGCATCCAATGTTATTTTAGGCGTTTAA